One genomic window of Cololabis saira isolate AMF1-May2022 chromosome 3, fColSai1.1, whole genome shotgun sequence includes the following:
- the LOC133440452 gene encoding zinc finger protein 383-like, which translates to MRQHGEHEDAAVPSDSNCKSKLTRTHTGKKVFTCNTCKKEFSRSSILIDHMKIHTGERPYLCNTCGKSFTKLSNLKRHKTRHTGEKPYLCNTCGKTFTDSSALKRHITVHTGEKPYICKTCGKSYKEHSSLLVHSRIHTGERPYLCNTCGKTFTKSSVLKRHITTHTGKERYLCKAFSCRIDLLSHMKNHPEEKSGDS; encoded by the coding sequence atgagacaaCACGGTGaacacgaagatgctgctgtcccatcagacagcaactgtaaatcaaagctgaccaggacccacacggggaagaaggtatttACTTGCAACACTTGCAAGAAAGAGTTCAGTAGAAGTAGTATTTTAAtagatcacatgaagatccacactggcgaaaggccgtacctgtgcaacacctgcggcaaaAGCTTTACTAAATTATCGAATCTTAAACGCCACAAAACCAGGCACACGGGcgaaaagccgtacctgtgcaacacctgtgggaaaacctttactgattcatcagctcttaaacggcacataactgtgcacacgggcgagaagccctacatctgcaaaacatgtggaaaaagttacaaagAACATTCCAGCCTGCTGGTTCACTCAaggatccacaccggcgaaaggccgtacctgtgcaacacctgcgggaaaacctttactaaatcatcagttcttaaacggcacataaccacgcacacgggcaaAGAGCGATATTTGTGCAAGGCGTTTAGCtgcagaattgatttgctgagtcacatgaaaaatcacccggaggagaagtctggtgactcgtga
- the LOC133440467 gene encoding prostatic spermine-binding protein-like — DDDDDDDDDDDEDDEDDGDDDDGEDDDDDDDDDDDDDDDDDDGEDDDDDDDGEDDDGEDEDDDEDDDGYEDDDDDGDDEDDDDDDDDGEDDDDDDDDDDGEDDDDD; from the coding sequence gatgatgatgatgatgatgatgatgatgatgatgaggatgatgaggatgatggtgatgatgatgatggtgaggatgatgatgatgatgatgatgatgatgatgatgatgatgatgatgatgatgatggtgaggatgatgatgatgatgatgatggtgaggatgatgatggtgaggatgaggatgatgatgaagatgatgatggttatgaggatgatgatgatgatggagatgatgaggatgatgatgatgatgatgatgatggtgaagatgatgatgatgatgatgatgatgatgatggtgaggatgatgatgatgat